From Prochlorococcus marinus CUG1438, a single genomic window includes:
- a CDS encoding 4-hydroxybenzoate polyprenyltransferase encodes MQNKNRQIKLSTFFELLRWNKPTGRMILLIPAGWSLYLTPDANPTFLMLLRIILGGILVSGLGCVVNDIWDKKIDQRVIRTKNRPLAANKIDLKTAYSILFFLILGSFFLTLSLPQPGRILSISLAFLALPIILIYPSAKRWFKYPQLILSICWGFAVLIPWAANEGNLNSIVLLFCWLATIFWTFGFDTIYALADKKYDIEIGINSSAVTLQNNTRIIIQICYFLTSCFLALCGLINQMDFIFWPIWLITSILMQRDILKVFPEEKQSIKNIGNHFKNQSIYGGFLLLGIIIAS; translated from the coding sequence ATGCAAAATAAAAATCGACAAATTAAATTAAGTACTTTTTTTGAATTATTAAGGTGGAATAAGCCGACTGGAAGAATGATCTTACTTATTCCTGCTGGATGGAGTTTATATTTAACTCCAGATGCTAATCCAACATTTTTAATGTTGCTAAGAATAATACTGGGGGGAATATTAGTAAGTGGATTAGGCTGCGTGGTTAATGATATTTGGGACAAAAAAATTGATCAAAGAGTTATTAGGACAAAAAATAGGCCTTTAGCTGCAAATAAAATCGATCTTAAAACAGCTTATTCAATTCTTTTCTTTTTAATTTTAGGTAGCTTCTTTTTAACTTTGTCACTACCTCAGCCTGGAAGAATCCTTAGCATTTCACTTGCTTTTTTAGCTTTACCTATTATTTTAATTTATCCTTCTGCTAAAAGATGGTTTAAATATCCTCAATTAATTTTATCGATATGCTGGGGTTTTGCTGTCTTAATTCCGTGGGCCGCAAATGAAGGCAATTTAAATAGTATTGTTTTATTATTTTGCTGGCTAGCTACCATTTTTTGGACTTTTGGCTTTGACACGATTTATGCTTTAGCAGATAAAAAATATGATATCGAAATTGGAATAAATAGTTCCGCTGTTACCCTCCAGAACAATACAAGAATAATTATTCAAATTTGTTATTTTTTAACTTCTTGTTTTCTCGCATTATGCGGATTGATTAATCAAATGGATTTTATTTTTTGGCCAATTTGGCTTATAACCTCAATCTTAATGCAGAGAGATATACTAAAAGTATTTCCTGAGGAAAAGCAATCAATAAAAAATATTGGGAATCACTTCAAAAACCAATCAATTTATGGAGGATTCCTTTTATTAGGAATCATTATTGCCTCATAA
- a CDS encoding LD-carboxypeptidase, translated as MVFRLKKGDLIDILAPGSFIDEDENFQKGIEILKKWGLEINENNSLSKKFGYFAGNDLTRFEELEKAQNSKLIIFAKGGWGSARLLEKEPSWQNGLMLGFSDTCSLLLSKYSQGFKGSIHGPMVTGLFKEPEWSLERLRNLLFEGYVEDIRGIPLRAGKAKGQIIVSNLTIATFLIGTNHFPDCKGKIIIFEDINEDIYKIDRMLTYLRMTKTLSEIAGIGFGSFSNDSCDLEWNDLLKNCIIERLQEFDFPILFDLPIGHISGNACIPLGYEATLNGDDGILSIDKPF; from the coding sequence ATGGTTTTTAGATTAAAAAAAGGTGATCTAATAGACATCTTAGCTCCAGGATCCTTTATTGATGAAGACGAAAATTTTCAAAAAGGCATAGAAATCTTAAAAAAATGGGGTTTGGAAATTAATGAAAATAATTCTCTATCAAAAAAATTTGGTTATTTTGCAGGTAATGATCTAACTAGATTTGAAGAACTGGAAAAAGCACAAAATAGTAAGCTAATCATTTTTGCAAAAGGAGGCTGGGGTTCAGCAAGACTTTTAGAAAAAGAACCTTCTTGGCAGAATGGTTTAATGCTTGGATTCTCAGATACATGCTCTTTATTACTATCTAAATATTCTCAAGGATTTAAAGGTTCTATTCATGGCCCAATGGTTACTGGCCTTTTCAAAGAGCCAGAGTGGAGCCTTGAGAGATTAAGAAATTTACTTTTTGAAGGATATGTTGAGGACATAAGAGGAATTCCTTTAAGAGCTGGAAAAGCTAAAGGACAAATTATCGTTTCTAACTTAACTATTGCTACTTTTTTAATTGGTACTAATCACTTTCCAGATTGCAAAGGAAAAATAATAATTTTTGAAGATATTAATGAAGATATTTATAAAATTGATCGTATGTTGACTTACCTCAGAATGACTAAAACACTTTCTGAAATTGCTGGTATTGGATTCGGAAGTTTTTCTAATGATTCCTGCGATCTTGAATGGAATGATTTACTAAAAAACTGCATTATTGAAAGACTCCAAGAGTTTGATTTTCCTATTCTTTTTGACCTCCCAATAGGCCACATATCGGGAAATGCTTGCATTCCTTTAGGATACGAAGCAACCTTAAATGGTGATGATGGCATTCTTAGTATCGATAAACCTTTTTAA
- the fabG gene encoding 3-oxoacyl-[acyl-carrier-protein] reductase encodes MSNTDSLSGKVALITGASRGIGKEIALELSRLGAEVFINYSSSDEKAEAVVNSIKNSGGKAHKLKFDVSKEDSVSSAFEEIIKINGTIDILINNAGITRDGLLMRMKSEQWDDVLNTNLKGVFLCTKYASKFMMKKRSGSIVNISSVVGLIGNPGQANYSAAKAGVIGFTKTCAKEFASRGINVNAIAPGFIETEMTEKLNTEDILKVIPLGKLGSCSQIANLVSFLVSNDAGSYITGQTISIDGGMSI; translated from the coding sequence ATGTCCAATACAGATTCATTATCAGGCAAAGTTGCTTTAATCACTGGAGCTAGCAGAGGAATTGGTAAAGAAATTGCTTTAGAACTAAGCCGCTTAGGAGCAGAAGTTTTTATTAATTACTCTTCTTCTGATGAAAAAGCTGAAGCAGTTGTAAATTCAATAAAAAATTCGGGAGGTAAAGCTCATAAATTAAAATTTGATGTTTCAAAAGAGGATTCTGTTAGTTCAGCTTTTGAAGAAATAATCAAAATCAATGGCACCATTGATATCCTCATTAACAATGCTGGCATTACTAGAGATGGACTATTGATGAGAATGAAATCGGAACAATGGGATGACGTACTAAATACAAACTTAAAAGGAGTTTTTCTTTGTACGAAATATGCTTCAAAATTTATGATGAAAAAAAGGAGTGGTAGTATCGTAAATATTTCATCTGTTGTTGGATTAATTGGTAATCCCGGTCAAGCAAATTATTCTGCCGCCAAAGCTGGAGTTATTGGATTCACTAAAACTTGCGCTAAAGAATTTGCTTCAAGAGGTATAAACGTAAATGCAATAGCTCCAGGCTTTATAGAAACAGAAATGACTGAAAAACTTAATACTGAAGATATTCTTAAAGTTATTCCTCTAGGGAAATTAGGCAGTTGTTCTCAAATTGCAAACTTAGTATCGTTCTTAGTTTCAAATGATGCAGGAAGTTACATTACAGGACAAACAATTAGTATTGACGGGGGTATGAGCATTTAA
- a CDS encoding 2-C-methyl-D-erythritol 4-phosphate cytidylyltransferase yields MHFLIPAAGSGSRMKAGKNKLLIDLEGESLIYWTLKSVFSASSTNWVGIIGQPKDKDLLLDSAKHLAHKVHWINGGDTRQQSVFNGLKALPKDAEKVLIHDGARCLINPELIDLCAKQLDENEAVILATKVTDTIKIVDNEGFIKETPDRNYLWAAQTPQGFLVDRLKKAHKMAIDKNWKVTDDASLFEMLNWKVKIIEGTYSNIKITSPIDLKIAKLFVKNP; encoded by the coding sequence GTGCACTTTTTAATACCAGCTGCAGGAAGTGGTAGCAGAATGAAAGCTGGAAAAAATAAATTACTTATTGATTTAGAAGGAGAGTCCTTGATTTATTGGACACTTAAATCTGTATTTTCTGCAAGCTCAACAAATTGGGTTGGAATAATTGGTCAACCGAAAGATAAAGATTTATTATTAGATTCGGCAAAGCATCTTGCCCATAAGGTTCATTGGATTAATGGTGGTGACACCAGACAACAGTCAGTTTTTAATGGTCTAAAAGCGCTACCAAAAGATGCTGAAAAAGTTTTAATACATGATGGTGCGAGATGTCTAATTAATCCTGAATTGATAGACCTTTGTGCCAAGCAATTAGATGAAAATGAAGCTGTTATTTTGGCTACTAAGGTAACTGATACAATAAAGATTGTTGATAATGAAGGTTTTATTAAAGAAACACCAGATAGAAATTATTTATGGGCAGCGCAAACTCCTCAAGGCTTTTTAGTAGATAGATTAAAAAAAGCTCATAAGATGGCAATAGATAAAAACTGGAAAGTTACAGATGATGCCTCACTATTTGAAATGCTTAATTGGAAAGTGAAGATTATTGAAGGAACTTATTCAAATATAAAAATTACATCCCCCATAGATTTGAAAATAGCAAAACTTTTTGTGAAGAACCCCTAG